The DNA segment GAATTACTAGATGATAACTATTGTTCAGGAGCTCCATTAGCAGGATATACTTCTTGTATGGATAACCTAGTTGAAATGTTAAAGAAACATGTTACTGGTGAAGGTGAAGGACCTATGGCTGAAATAAGAAAAGCTCAAAAAGCTGGAGCTCAAAAGGTTGCTTTTGCTGGACATGTTTGTACAGGTTGCGGACTTTGTCAAGCTGTATTATCATAAGAAAGTTATTTAAATTAGGAGGATTATAATGAAAAAATTATTCGTTGCTGCTATATTAGTAGTTTCATCTGTTGCAGCTTTTGCTGTAGCTAAAGAAGGTGTTGGATTTGGATACAAAGATGACATCAAAGTTTCTGTTGAAGTAGAAGGGGATAAAATAACAGCTATAAAAGTTCTTGAAATGAAAGAAACTAAAAGAATAGCTGAACCTGCTATTGAAA comes from the uncultured Fusobacterium sp. genome and includes:
- a CDS encoding FMN-binding protein, producing the protein MKKLFVAAILVVSSVAAFAVAKEGVGFGYKDDIKVSVEVEGDKITAIKVLEMKETKRIAEPAIEKLTAAIIEKQSVEVDDVAGATYTSQGFKEAVKNALAK